One window of Pyxicephalus adspersus chromosome 4, UCB_Pads_2.0, whole genome shotgun sequence genomic DNA carries:
- the LOC140329722 gene encoding probable G-protein coupled receptor 148, which yields MNSTDCTISLMSQRDVDNFSHLIENQAHYWYPERTFLPFQREILMFLFPTTVCFLAAILVTPPILFSIFSNFSMRQETRFLLLANALVFDLIYLFLYTAVSICNKTNMHIPKYICALLLFSLAATYGGGVLTSAGMVVDTYLAILWPLHYMILLPPSRTRKLIAFLWLSSCFFSGILFIVLHFTQKTVPCQPELCSLPVILLMTLHGDKAIRLFHILFIAAFLLCFSVILCCYLFLCYKTRESGMWKGASSRANVTFLMHHLILASHFCPLLLLLAASLLYINHVIELKTGMQITLTICDVLLVLPKGVSPYLYGFRYRDIYKSLRLFCKFKRHRLVAPTQGYT from the coding sequence ATGAACTCTACAGATTGTACGATTTCATTGATGTCACAAAGAGACGTGGACAATTTCTCTCACCTCATTGAAAATCAAGCCCATTACTGGTACCCCGAGAGGACATTTCTCCCATTTCAGCGGGAAATATTGATGTTCCTTTTCCCCACCACAGTCTGTTTTCTTGCTGCTATTTTGGTGACACCTCCAATTTTGTTTTCCATCTTTTCTAACTTCAGCATGCGTCAAGAAACTCGGTTCCTGCTTCTGGCAAATGCTTTGGTATTTGATTTAATATATCTGTTTCTGTACACAGCAGTCAGCATCTGTAACAAAACAAACATGCATATCccaaaatatatttgtgctttGCTCCTTTTCTCCTTGGCTGCGACCTATGGTGGTGGAGTACTCACATCAGCAGGAATGGTGGTGGACACCTACTTAGCAATATTATGGCCTCTGCACTACATGATCCTTTTACCTCCATCAAGAACTAGAAAGCTGATAGCCTTTCTGTGGTTGTCTTCTTGCTTCTTTTCAGGAATTTTGTTCATAGTGCTGCACTTCACTCAGAAAACAGTTCCGTGCCAGCCTGAGTTGTGCTCTCTCCCTGTCATACTTTTAATGACGCTACATGGGGACAAAGCAATCCGATTGtttcatattctttttattgCTGCATTTCTCTTATGTTTTTCAGTGATACTTTGCTGCTACTTATTCCTGTGCTATAAAACAAGAGAGAGTGGTATGTGGAAAGGAGCTTCTTCTAGGGCTAATGTCACATTTTTGATGCATCACCTCATTTTAGCGTCTCACTTCTGTCCACTTCTTCTTCTCTTGGCAGCatcccttttatatataaatcatgttatAGAACTAAAGACAGGAATGCAGATTACTTTAACTATTTGTGATGTTCTGTTAGTTTTGCCAAAGGGTGTCTCCCCTTATCTTTATGGGTTTAGGtatagagatatatataaatCCCTTCGGCTATTTTGCAAATTCAAACGCCATAGACTTGTAGCACCTACTCAAGGATATACTTAG